From a single Clostridium isatidis genomic region:
- a CDS encoding HlyD family secretion protein has product MKVYNLNEITDSKVLYDKKPPAFMNYIILIVLALIVAALIWANKSVKTYMVKGQGLVVSENKSHIMTKASGEIKEVFIEEGSEVKEGDVLFTTNSLETDLQLEQVNSQIDTYSRRIELLKAAEENAANGTNYFDRYDEAENEFYNRLNQAYMARKEFDVDEQSLKDQGYEQKQIDEFVKTQKNKANEHYYRTISEFSNERNQYEVELSKLVSQKEALEKSKEQYQVVAQKGGTVHLSTPLTTGMVIQGGSLIGTITSKEEELIIETMLPSSDRPRIHVGDEVSLAVGGLNQAEYGTIPGSVISIDEDATIDNENGNVYFKVRVKPEKTYLEDSKGEKVNLSLGMVTETRVKYEKITYMKYLLELIGVKFS; this is encoded by the coding sequence TTGAAAGTATATAATTTAAATGAAATTACTGATAGTAAAGTACTTTATGATAAAAAGCCACCAGCTTTTATGAATTATATTATTTTGATAGTTTTAGCATTAATAGTTGCAGCTTTAATTTGGGCAAATAAATCTGTAAAAACATATATGGTAAAGGGACAAGGTCTAGTTGTTTCAGAAAATAAGTCTCATATTATGACTAAAGCATCAGGAGAAATAAAGGAAGTATTCATTGAAGAAGGAAGTGAAGTAAAAGAAGGAGATGTACTATTTACAACAAATAGTTTAGAAACAGACCTTCAGTTAGAGCAAGTAAATTCGCAAATAGATACTTATAGTAGAAGAATTGAATTATTGAAAGCAGCAGAAGAAAATGCAGCTAATGGTACAAATTATTTTGATAGATATGATGAAGCAGAAAATGAATTTTATAATAGATTAAATCAAGCCTACATGGCAAGAAAGGAATTTGATGTAGATGAACAGTCGTTAAAAGACCAAGGATATGAGCAAAAGCAAATAGATGAGTTTGTAAAAACACAAAAAAATAAAGCAAATGAACATTATTATAGAACTATTTCAGAGTTTTCTAATGAGAGAAATCAATATGAAGTAGAGCTTTCAAAATTAGTTTCACAAAAAGAAGCCTTAGAGAAAAGTAAAGAGCAATATCAAGTAGTAGCTCAAAAAGGTGGAACAGTACATTTAAGCACACCATTAACAACTGGAATGGTAATTCAGGGAGGAAGCTTAATTGGAACAATAACTAGCAAGGAAGAAGAATTAATTATAGAAACAATGCTACCTTCTAGTGATAGACCAAGAATCCATGTTGGAGATGAAGTTTCATTAGCAGTTGGGGGTCTTAACCAAGCAGAATATGGAACAATACCTGGTAGTGTCATTAGTATTGATGAAGATGCAACCATTGATAATGAAAATGGAAATGTATATTTCAAAGTAAGGGTTAAGCCTGAAAAAACATATCTAGAAGATTCTAAAGGAGAAAAAGTTAATTTAAGCTTAGGAATGGTAACAGAAACAAGAGTTAAATATGAAAAGATAACTTATATGAAATACCTATTAGAATTAATAGGAGTAAAGTTTAGTTAA
- a CDS encoding MarR family winged helix-turn-helix transcriptional regulator, giving the protein MKDINLNIVLAMVRTYNGLISKIEKNVQENGLNLSEFGVLEFIYNQGPQPVQKIADKILVTSGTITYVINKLESKNLVIRKKCEKDKRIFYVSLTKEGEELISRVFKKHKEFLNDLLSEMDEESKRSLLTNLIKMRKILK; this is encoded by the coding sequence ATGAAGGACATAAATTTAAACATAGTATTAGCTATGGTTAGGACTTATAATGGTCTTATTTCTAAAATTGAAAAAAATGTTCAGGAAAATGGACTAAATTTAAGTGAGTTTGGTGTTTTAGAATTTATTTATAATCAAGGTCCTCAGCCAGTTCAAAAAATAGCAGATAAGATATTGGTTACAAGCGGAACTATAACTTATGTAATAAATAAATTAGAAAGCAAAAATTTAGTTATAAGAAAAAAATGCGAAAAAGACAAGAGAATATTTTATGTTTCCTTAACTAAGGAAGGAGAAGAACTTATATCAAGGGTTTTTAAAAAGCATAAAGAATTTTTAAATGACCTTTTATCAGAGATGGATGAAGAGAGTAAAAGAAGTTTGCTTACTAATTTGATTAAAATGAGAAAAATATTGAAATAA
- a CDS encoding nitroreductase family protein, with product MSKDFFTAVEERRSIYSIGKNVDLAEDNIRGIVEHAIIHAPTAFNSQSGRVLLLLGKSHDKLWDITMEALRKVVPAENFSSTEAKINSFKAGYGTVVFFEDQNVIKTLQGKFELYKNNFPIWSEQATGILQYLVWTGFSVEGIGASLQHYTELIEEEVKKQFDIPTNWKMTAQMPFGSIEAAAGEKDYMDLSNRLLIKK from the coding sequence ATGAGTAAGGATTTTTTTACAGCGGTAGAGGAAAGAAGAAGTATATATTCAATAGGTAAGAATGTAGATTTAGCAGAGGATAATATAAGAGGTATTGTGGAACATGCAATAATACATGCACCAACAGCTTTTAATTCTCAGAGCGGAAGAGTATTACTTTTGTTAGGTAAGTCTCATGATAAGCTATGGGATATTACAATGGAAGCTTTAAGAAAAGTAGTTCCAGCAGAGAATTTTTCATCAACAGAAGCTAAGATAAATTCTTTTAAGGCAGGTTATGGTACAGTTGTATTTTTCGAAGATCAAAATGTAATAAAAACTTTACAAGGAAAATTTGAATTATATAAAAATAACTTCCCAATTTGGTCAGAGCAAGCAACAGGAATACTTCAATATTTAGTGTGGACAGGATTTTCAGTAGAAGGAATAGGAGCTTCTCTTCAACATTATACAGAACTTATAGAAGAAGAAGTTAAAAAGCAATTTGATATTCCAACTAATTGGAAGATGACAGCTCAAATGCCATTTGGAAGCATAGAAGCAGCAGCTGGGGAAAAAGATTATATGGATCTTTCAAACAGATTATTAATTAAGAAATAA
- a CDS encoding GNAT family N-acetyltransferase yields MNFLKEVKLKNGKTLILRRPNEEDAPNMIEYLNIIGGESDNLLFGENEFRLTVEEEKEYIKSINKDNNSLMLVGIIDEKIISVSQISSFNRKRIIHNADISISVKKEYWGQGIGSVVMAELIEFAKNTGVIKNIFLGVREGNINAIRLYEKHGFKKVGFHKNFFNINGKYYDEILMDLYLE; encoded by the coding sequence ATGAATTTTTTAAAAGAAGTAAAATTAAAAAATGGAAAAACATTAATACTTAGAAGACCAAATGAGGAAGATGCTCCTAATATGATAGAGTATTTAAATATTATAGGTGGAGAAAGTGATAATTTACTTTTTGGAGAAAATGAATTTAGACTTACAGTTGAAGAAGAGAAGGAATATATTAAAAGTATAAATAAAGATAATAATTCCCTTATGTTAGTTGGAATAATTGATGAAAAGATAATTAGTGTTTCACAAATAAGTTCCTTTAATAGAAAAAGAATAATTCATAATGCAGATATATCTATTTCAGTTAAGAAGGAGTACTGGGGACAAGGTATTGGCAGTGTAGTTATGGCAGAATTAATTGAATTTGCAAAAAATACTGGAGTTATAAAAAATATATTTCTTGGAGTTAGAGAGGGCAATATTAACGCAATTAGATTATATGAAAAACATGGTTTTAAAAAAGTAGGTTTTCATAAAAACTTCTTTAATATAAATGGTAAATATTATGATGAAATACTAATGGATTTATATTTAGAATAG
- a CDS encoding amidase domain-containing protein: protein MKKRIIVSLALVLLTILLSGRIMIKVSASTNMFILSNNSLLFERKNIKNTTEDFLKKCDDAILKGEEVDISNYVADESFKQFISKKIYIINRRYDKFDLYVDDYKHKYAYLNIDINGNKANVDLRVEKEYKYKFLDEETNEIIDYSVELEKVNNDWLIKDCISNDIWDFAINNENNRNEAINIDEFIKREEKAIDQDSSSLNGNPDNIISVYNSKKAELRAYDFNRTAMREYAFKHYNNPNKAFYDFTNLGGDCTNFTSQVIHAGGAPMDSEGKYQWYYYSLNNRSPSWTGVMFLYDYLINNDGLGPHGVDSDFFNVTIGDVIQIDFNDDGIFTHSPVVVQPYIKGSGDLYTLTVAARSYDVFNRPILTYPGVKRYIHLTQYFK from the coding sequence ATGAAGAAAAGAATTATTGTTAGTTTAGCATTAGTGTTATTAACAATTTTATTATCTGGCAGAATAATGATTAAGGTGAGTGCTTCTACAAATATGTTCATCTTATCTAATAACAGTTTACTATTTGAAAGAAAAAACATAAAAAATACAACAGAGGATTTTTTAAAGAAATGTGATGATGCAATTTTAAAAGGAGAGGAAGTTGATATATCAAATTATGTAGCAGATGAAAGCTTTAAGCAGTTTATATCTAAAAAGATATATATTATTAATAGACGATATGATAAGTTTGATTTATATGTAGATGATTATAAGCATAAATATGCTTATTTAAATATTGATATTAACGGAAATAAGGCCAATGTTGATTTAAGAGTTGAAAAGGAATATAAATATAAGTTTTTAGATGAGGAAACAAATGAAATTATAGATTATTCAGTAGAGTTAGAAAAGGTAAATAATGATTGGTTAATAAAGGATTGTATTTCCAATGATATTTGGGATTTTGCAATTAATAATGAAAATAATAGAAATGAAGCTATAAATATTGATGAATTTATAAAAAGAGAAGAAAAAGCAATAGATCAGGATAGCAGCAGTTTAAATGGAAATCCGGATAATATAATTTCAGTATATAATTCCAAAAAAGCTGAGCTTAGGGCTTATGATTTTAATAGGACTGCAATGAGGGAATATGCCTTTAAACATTATAATAATCCTAATAAGGCCTTCTATGATTTTACAAATCTAGGAGGAGATTGTACTAATTTTACATCACAAGTAATTCATGCTGGTGGTGCTCCTATGGATAGTGAAGGTAAGTATCAATGGTATTACTATAGTTTAAATAATCGTTCCCCTTCTTGGACTGGAGTTATGTTTTTATATGATTATTTAATTAATAATGATGGCTTAGGACCTCATGGGGTAGATAGTGATTTTTTTAATGTTACAATTGGAGATGTAATACAGATAGATTTTAATGATGATGGTATATTTACTCATTCGCCAGTAGTAGTACAGCCTTACATAAAAGGTTCAGGTGATTTATATACTCTTACAGTGGCAGCACGAAGTTATGATGTTTTTAATAGACCAATATTGACCTATCCAGGAGTTAAGAGATACATCCATTTAACTCAATATTTTAAATAG